Proteins encoded in a region of the Pseudomonas sp. GOM7 genome:
- a CDS encoding FKBP-type peptidyl-prolyl cis-trans isomerase, with amino-acid sequence MSEVRIGPDRQVTLHFALKLENGDVVDSTFDKQPATFKVGDGNLLPGFEQALYGFKAGDKRSVQVQPEQGFGQPNPQNVQVMPRSQFEGMELSEGLLVIFNDAANAELPGVVKAFDDQQVTIDFNHPLAGKVLDFEVEIIEVKAL; translated from the coding sequence ATGAGCGAGGTACGCATCGGCCCGGATCGGCAGGTGACCCTGCATTTTGCCCTCAAGCTGGAAAACGGCGACGTGGTGGACAGCACCTTCGATAAGCAGCCGGCTACCTTCAAGGTCGGCGATGGCAACTTGCTGCCTGGCTTCGAGCAGGCGCTGTACGGCTTCAAGGCCGGTGACAAGCGCAGCGTGCAGGTGCAGCCCGAGCAGGGCTTCGGCCAGCCGAACCCGCAGAATGTGCAGGTCATGCCGCGCAGCCAGTTCGAGGGCATGGAGCTCTCCGAAGGCCTGCTGGTGATCTTCAATGACGCCGCCAATGCCGAGCTGCCGGGCGTGGTCAAGGCTTTCGACGACCAGCAGGTGACCATCGACTTCAACCACCCGCTGGCCGGCAAGGTGCTGGACTTCGAGGTGGAGATCATCGAAGTCAAAGCGCTGTAA
- the lspA gene encoding signal peptidase II, with amino-acid sequence MREARFGKLPWLLLSLLILIGDRITKDIFEGGLSMYQRIEVIPGYLDWTLAYNTGAAFSFLADAAGWQRWFFAGIAVLVSAVLVIWLKRLKPSETLLAVALAMVLGGALGNLYDRVVLGHVVDFILVHWQNRWYFPAFNLADSFITIGAILLALDMFKSDKSAKKEVAQ; translated from the coding sequence ATGCGTGAAGCCCGTTTCGGCAAATTGCCCTGGTTGCTGCTGAGCCTGCTGATCCTGATCGGTGACCGCATCACCAAGGATATCTTCGAGGGCGGCCTGAGTATGTATCAGCGCATCGAAGTGATCCCCGGTTATCTGGACTGGACGCTGGCCTATAACACCGGCGCCGCCTTCAGCTTCCTGGCCGATGCCGCTGGCTGGCAGCGCTGGTTCTTCGCCGGCATCGCCGTGCTGGTCAGCGCCGTGCTGGTGATCTGGCTCAAGCGCCTCAAACCCAGCGAAACCCTGCTGGCCGTGGCCCTGGCCATGGTGCTTGGCGGTGCTTTGGGCAATCTCTATGACCGCGTGGTACTGGGCCATGTGGTCGACTTCATCCTGGTGCACTGGCAGAACCGCTGGTATTTCCCGGCCTTCAACCTGGCCGACAGCTTCATCACCATTGGCGCCATCCTGCTGGCGCTGGACATGTTCAAGAGCGACAAGTCGGCGAAGAAGGAGGTGGCGCAATGA
- the ileS gene encoding isoleucine--tRNA ligase, whose product MTDYKATLNLPDTPFPMKAGLPQREPQTLQRWIDIGLYEKLRKAGEGRPKFILHDGPPYANGSIHIGHALNKILKDIITRSKTLAGFDAPYVPGWDCHGLPIEHKVETTFGKNQPADLTRERCRAYAAEQVEEQKAGFVRLGVLGDWNNPYLTMNFANEAGEIRALAEMVKNGFVFKGLKPVNFCFDCGSALAEAEVEYMDKKSEAIDVAFPVADADKLAAAFGLASLSKPAAIVIWTTTPWTIPANQALNVHPEFTYALVDVGDRLLLLAEEMVESCLQRYGLEGQVVATAQGAALELINFRHPFYDRLSPLYLADYVELGAGTGIVHSAPAYGEDDFHSCKRYGMSNDEILNPVQSNGVYVDSLPFFGGQFIWKANPAIVAKLEEVGALLKHETINHSYMHCWRHKTPLIYRATAQWFVGMDTQPKAGGTLRERSLAAIEQTKFVPAWGQARLHSMIADRPDWCISRQRNWGVPIPFFTHKESGELHPRTVELMEEVAGRVEQEGIEAWFKLDPAELLGAEAEQYDKSRDTLDVWFDSGTTHWHVLRGSHAELAHAQGPVADLYLEGSDQHRGWFHSSLLTGCAIDGHAPYKELLTHGFTVDEQGRKQSKSLGNVVAPQKVIDSMGADILRLWVASTDYSGEMAVSDQILQRSADAYRRIRNTARFMLANLNGFEPARDLLQPEQMLDLDRWAVDATARLQDELTEAYAEYRFWNVYSKVHNFCVQELGGFYLDIIKDRQYTTAADSVARRSCQSALFHICEALVRWVAPILAFTAEEIWQFLPGERAESVMLATWYENLPRLPQGFELDQAYWQRVMAVKGAVNKELENLRAAKAIGGNLQAEVTLYGDDALRADLAKLGDELRFVLITSAAEAAPLAEAPADAVVTEAPGLKLKIVKSAHAKCGRCWHFRADVGSHAEHPELCGRCVSNIEGSGEVRKHA is encoded by the coding sequence ATGACCGATTACAAAGCCACGCTGAACCTGCCCGACACCCCCTTCCCGATGAAGGCTGGCCTGCCGCAACGCGAGCCGCAGACCCTGCAGCGCTGGATTGACATTGGCCTGTACGAGAAGCTGCGCAAGGCGGGTGAAGGTCGCCCGAAATTCATCCTGCACGATGGCCCTCCTTACGCCAACGGCAGCATCCATATCGGCCACGCGCTGAACAAGATCCTCAAGGACATCATCACCCGCTCCAAGACCCTGGCCGGTTTCGACGCGCCCTACGTGCCGGGCTGGGACTGCCATGGTCTGCCCATCGAGCACAAGGTGGAAACCACCTTCGGCAAGAACCAGCCGGCCGACCTGACCCGCGAGCGTTGCCGTGCCTATGCCGCCGAACAGGTGGAAGAGCAGAAGGCCGGTTTCGTCCGCCTCGGTGTGCTGGGGGACTGGAACAATCCCTACCTGACCATGAACTTCGCCAACGAGGCCGGCGAGATCCGTGCCCTGGCCGAGATGGTCAAGAACGGTTTCGTGTTCAAGGGCCTCAAGCCGGTCAACTTCTGCTTCGATTGCGGTTCGGCACTGGCCGAGGCCGAGGTCGAGTACATGGACAAGAAGTCCGAAGCCATCGACGTGGCCTTCCCGGTCGCGGATGCCGACAAGCTGGCCGCCGCCTTCGGCCTGGCCAGCCTGAGCAAACCAGCCGCCATCGTCATCTGGACCACCACGCCCTGGACCATCCCGGCCAACCAGGCGCTGAACGTGCACCCGGAATTCACCTACGCGCTGGTGGACGTGGGCGACCGCCTGCTGCTGCTGGCCGAGGAAATGGTCGAAAGCTGCCTGCAGCGCTATGGCCTCGAAGGCCAGGTGGTTGCCACCGCTCAGGGCGCGGCACTGGAACTGATCAACTTCCGCCACCCGTTCTATGACCGCCTGTCGCCGCTGTACCTGGCCGACTATGTCGAGCTGGGCGCCGGTACCGGCATCGTCCACTCGGCGCCGGCCTATGGCGAGGACGACTTCCATAGCTGCAAGCGCTATGGCATGAGCAATGACGAGATTCTCAACCCGGTGCAGAGCAACGGCGTGTACGTCGACTCGCTGCCGTTCTTTGGTGGCCAGTTCATCTGGAAGGCCAACCCGGCCATCGTCGCCAAGCTCGAGGAAGTCGGCGCGCTGCTCAAGCACGAGACCATCAATCACAGCTACATGCACTGCTGGCGCCACAAGACGCCGCTGATCTACCGCGCCACGGCGCAGTGGTTCGTGGGCATGGACACCCAGCCGAAAGCGGGCGGCACCCTGCGTGAGCGCTCCCTGGCGGCCATCGAGCAGACCAAGTTCGTCCCGGCCTGGGGCCAGGCGCGTCTGCACAGCATGATCGCCGACCGCCCGGACTGGTGCATCTCGCGTCAGCGCAACTGGGGCGTGCCGATCCCGTTCTTCACCCACAAGGAAAGCGGCGAACTGCACCCGCGCACCGTCGAACTGATGGAAGAGGTGGCGGGGCGCGTCGAGCAGGAGGGCATCGAGGCCTGGTTCAAGCTGGATCCCGCCGAGCTGCTCGGCGCCGAGGCCGAGCAGTACGACAAGAGCCGCGACACTCTGGACGTGTGGTTCGACTCCGGCACCACCCACTGGCATGTGCTGCGTGGCTCCCATGCCGAACTGGCGCATGCCCAGGGCCCGGTTGCCGACCTCTATCTGGAGGGCTCCGACCAGCACCGCGGCTGGTTCCATTCCTCGCTGCTGACCGGCTGCGCCATCGACGGCCACGCGCCCTACAAGGAACTGCTGACCCACGGCTTCACCGTCGACGAGCAGGGCCGCAAGCAGTCCAAGTCCCTCGGCAACGTGGTCGCCCCGCAGAAGGTGATCGACAGCATGGGCGCCGACATCCTGCGCCTGTGGGTAGCCTCCACCGACTACTCCGGCGAGATGGCCGTCTCCGACCAGATCCTGCAGCGCAGCGCCGATGCCTACCGGCGCATCCGTAATACCGCACGCTTCATGCTGGCCAACCTCAACGGCTTCGAGCCGGCCCGGGATCTGCTGCAACCCGAGCAGATGCTCGACCTCGACCGCTGGGCGGTGGACGCCACCGCACGGCTGCAGGACGAACTGACCGAGGCCTACGCCGAGTACCGCTTCTGGAACGTCTACTCCAAGGTGCACAACTTTTGTGTGCAGGAGCTGGGCGGCTTCTACCTGGACATCATCAAGGATCGTCAGTACACCACCGCGGCCGACAGCGTGGCGCGTCGCTCCTGCCAGAGCGCACTGTTCCATATCTGCGAGGCGCTGGTGCGTTGGGTCGCGCCGATCCTGGCCTTCACCGCCGAGGAAATCTGGCAGTTCCTGCCGGGCGAGCGCGCCGAGTCGGTGATGCTGGCCACCTGGTACGAGAACCTCCCCCGCCTGCCGCAGGGCTTCGAGCTGGATCAGGCCTACTGGCAGCGCGTCATGGCGGTCAAGGGGGCGGTGAACAAGGAGCTGGAGAACCTGCGCGCGGCCAAGGCGATTGGCGGCAACCTGCAGGCCGAAGTCACCCTGTATGGCGATGACGCCCTGCGTGCCGACCTGGCCAAGCTGGGTGACGAGCTGCGCTTCGTGCTGATCACCTCCGCTGCCGAGGCTGCACCGCTAGCCGAGGCGCCGGCCGATGCCGTGGTCACCGAGGCGCCGGGGCTGAAGCTGAAGATCGTCAAGTCGGCTCACGCCAAGTGTGGTCGTTGCTGGCACTTCCGCGCCGATGTCGGCAGCCATGCCGAGCACCCGGAGCTGTGTGGGCGTTGCGTGAGCAACATCGAAGGCAGCGGCGAGGTGCGCAAGCATGCGTGA
- the ribF gene encoding bifunctional riboflavin kinase/FAD synthetase: protein MQLVRGLHNLQPPERGCVVTIGNFDGVHRGHQAILARLRERAAELAVPSCVVIFEPQPREYFGPDTAPARLTRLRDKLALLAAEGVDLVLCLAFNRRLRELSAAEFVQRVLVDGLRVKDLEIGDDFRFGCDRAGDFEFLKAAGKRHGFSVDASTTIEVRGGRVSSTRVREALAAGDFDLAEALLGRPFRIAGRVLHGQKLGRQLDAPTANIQLKRRKVPLTGVYLVSCEIDGVIQPGVANIGVRPSVAGDGSAHLEVHLLDFAGDLYGRRLSVAFHHKLRDEQRFASLEALKAAIAADIAAAREYWQSHPLMKSPT, encoded by the coding sequence ATGCAGCTGGTTCGAGGTCTTCATAACCTGCAGCCGCCCGAGCGGGGCTGTGTGGTCACCATCGGTAATTTCGACGGCGTTCATCGTGGGCACCAGGCCATCCTGGCGCGTCTGCGTGAGCGTGCGGCGGAGTTGGCCGTGCCCAGTTGCGTGGTGATCTTCGAGCCACAGCCACGTGAGTACTTCGGCCCCGACACCGCGCCGGCGCGCTTGACCCGGCTGCGTGACAAGCTGGCCTTGCTGGCGGCCGAGGGCGTCGACCTGGTGCTGTGCCTGGCCTTCAACCGCCGCCTGCGCGAGCTATCGGCGGCTGAGTTCGTCCAGCGCGTGCTGGTGGACGGGTTGCGGGTGAAGGATCTGGAGATCGGCGACGACTTCCGCTTCGGCTGCGACCGTGCCGGGGATTTCGAGTTTCTCAAGGCCGCTGGCAAGCGCCATGGCTTCAGCGTCGATGCCTCGACCACCATCGAGGTGCGCGGTGGCCGCGTCAGCAGCACCCGCGTACGCGAGGCGCTGGCCGCTGGCGATTTCGACCTGGCCGAAGCCCTGCTGGGGCGGCCGTTTCGCATCGCCGGGCGAGTGCTGCACGGGCAGAAGCTCGGCCGCCAGCTTGATGCACCAACGGCCAACATCCAGCTCAAGCGGCGCAAGGTGCCGCTGACCGGCGTTTATCTGGTGAGCTGTGAAATCGATGGCGTGATTCAACCAGGCGTCGCCAATATCGGCGTGCGCCCCAGCGTTGCCGGCGACGGCAGCGCCCATCTGGAAGTGCACCTTCTGGATTTCGCCGGCGACCTCTATGGCCGGCGCCTCTCGGTGGCTTTCCACCACAAGCTGCGTGATGAGCAGCGTTTCGCCTCGCTGGAGGCCCTGAAGGCGGCGATTGCCGCCGATATTGCCGCTGCCCGTGAATATTGGCAGAGCCACCCGCTGATGAAGAGCCCGACATGA
- the murJ gene encoding murein biosynthesis integral membrane protein MurJ yields MNLLKSLAAVSSLTMVSRVLGFVRDTLIARTFGAGVASDAFVVAFKLPNLLRRIFAEGAFSQAFVPILAEYKMQKGEEATRTFVAYVSGLLTLALALVTALGVLAAPWVVWVSAPGFAEDAERFALTVDLLRVTFPYILLISLSSLAGAILNTWNRFSVPAFVPTLLNLSMILFMLFLAPYFDPPIMALGWAVLAGGLAQLLWQLPHLRRIGMLVLPRLNLRDTGVWRVLKQMGPAIFGVSVSQISLIINTVFASFLVAGSVSWMYYADRLMELPSGVLGVALGTILLPALSKTYASQNRDEYCRLLDWGLRLCFLLVLPCTLALAILAEPLVVSLFQYGKFGAEDALMTQQALMAYAVGLLALILIKILAPGFYAQQNIKTPVRIAVISLLATQAMNALFVFGLELAHVGLALSISLAACLNAGLLFWQLRRAGIFQPLPGWGAFLLKLLLAVAVMVAALLGLLQVMPAWAEGEMPVRLLRLGALVTVGAAVYFGMLLLLGFRPRDFARKAL; encoded by the coding sequence ATGAATCTGCTCAAATCCCTGGCTGCCGTCAGTTCCCTGACCATGGTCTCGCGCGTGCTGGGTTTCGTGCGCGACACCCTCATCGCCCGTACCTTCGGCGCCGGCGTGGCCTCCGACGCCTTCGTGGTCGCCTTCAAGCTGCCCAACCTGCTGCGGCGGATCTTCGCTGAAGGTGCATTTTCTCAGGCCTTCGTGCCGATTCTCGCCGAGTACAAGATGCAAAAGGGTGAGGAGGCTACGCGCACCTTCGTCGCCTATGTCAGCGGCCTGCTGACCCTGGCCCTGGCGCTGGTCACCGCCCTCGGCGTGCTGGCCGCGCCCTGGGTGGTGTGGGTGAGCGCGCCGGGGTTCGCCGAGGATGCCGAGCGTTTCGCGCTGACCGTCGACCTGTTGCGGGTGACCTTTCCTTACATCCTGCTGATCTCGCTGTCCTCGCTGGCCGGGGCCATCCTCAATACCTGGAACCGCTTCTCCGTGCCGGCCTTCGTGCCGACTCTGCTCAACCTCAGCATGATCCTCTTCATGCTGTTTCTCGCCCCTTATTTCGACCCGCCGATCATGGCCCTGGGCTGGGCGGTGCTGGCCGGTGGCCTGGCGCAACTGCTGTGGCAACTGCCGCACCTCAGGCGCATCGGCATGCTCGTGCTGCCGCGCCTGAACCTGCGCGACACAGGGGTGTGGCGTGTGCTCAAGCAGATGGGACCGGCGATCTTCGGCGTCTCTGTGAGCCAGATCTCGCTGATCATCAATACCGTATTCGCCTCCTTTCTGGTGGCCGGCTCGGTGTCCTGGATGTATTACGCCGACCGCCTGATGGAGTTGCCCTCGGGGGTGCTCGGCGTGGCCCTCGGCACCATCCTGCTGCCGGCCCTGTCGAAGACCTACGCCAGCCAGAATCGCGACGAGTACTGCCGCCTGCTCGACTGGGGGCTGCGCCTATGTTTTCTGCTGGTGCTGCCTTGCACCCTGGCGCTGGCGATCCTCGCCGAACCCCTGGTGGTGTCGCTGTTCCAGTACGGCAAGTTCGGCGCCGAGGATGCGCTGATGACCCAGCAGGCGCTGATGGCCTATGCGGTGGGCCTGCTGGCGCTGATCCTGATCAAGATCCTCGCCCCTGGCTTCTATGCCCAACAGAACATCAAGACGCCGGTGCGCATCGCCGTGATCAGCCTGTTGGCGACCCAGGCGATGAATGCGCTGTTCGTCTTCGGCCTGGAACTGGCGCACGTCGGTCTGGCGCTATCCATCAGCCTGGCGGCCTGTCTCAATGCGGGCTTGCTGTTCTGGCAACTGCGCCGCGCGGGCATCTTCCAGCCGTTGCCGGGTTGGGGGGCGTTCCTGCTCAAGCTGCTGCTGGCGGTGGCGGTGATGGTCGCCGCGCTGCTGGGGTTGCTGCAGGTCATGCCGGCCTGGGCCGAGGGCGAGATGCCTGTGCGCCTGTTGCGCCTCGGCGCGCTGGTGACGGTGGGCGCGGCGGTATACTTCGGCATGTTGTTGCTGCTGGGTTTTCGCCCGCGCGACTTTGCCCGCAAGGCGCTGTGA
- the rpsT gene encoding 30S ribosomal protein S20 translates to MANSPSAKKRAKQAEKRRSHNASLRSMVRTYIKNVVKAIAAKDLELAKTAYTAAVPVIDRMADKGIIHKNKAARHKSRLNAHIKALGEAAAA, encoded by the coding sequence GTGGCCAACTCACCTTCTGCCAAAAAACGCGCCAAACAGGCTGAGAAGCGCCGTAGTCATAACGCCAGCCTGCGCTCGATGGTTCGTACCTACATCAAGAACGTGGTCAAGGCTATTGCTGCCAAGGATCTCGAGCTTGCCAAGACCGCCTACACCGCTGCCGTTCCGGTCATCGACCGCATGGCTGACAAAGGCATCATCCACAAGAACAAAGCCGCTCGTCACAAGAGCCGCCTGAACGCGCACATCAAAGCGCTGGGCGAAGCTGCTGCCGCCTAA
- a CDS encoding PA4642 family protein, producing the protein MRKDKKQVIGEEISDDAIKLFLDVEPADATPASLHKLIKAYRGLRVDDFERFVGFFVEAGYDLSARDAQGNDFVALIQDQRNAEPYIEVIEAARR; encoded by the coding sequence ATGCGTAAAGACAAGAAGCAGGTGATTGGCGAAGAGATCAGCGACGACGCCATCAAGCTGTTCCTCGACGTGGAGCCGGCCGATGCCACGCCCGCGTCCCTGCACAAGCTGATCAAGGCCTATCGTGGCCTGCGCGTCGATGACTTCGAGCGTTTCGTCGGCTTTTTCGTCGAGGCCGGCTACGATCTCTCGGCGCGCGATGCGCAGGGCAACGACTTCGTCGCCCTGATTCAGGATCAGCGCAATGCCGAGCCTTATATCGAGGTGATCGAGGCGGCGCGCCGCTGA
- the dauA gene encoding C4-dicarboxylic acid transporter DauA, producing the protein MSRRSLPLFSAWRQVLRVGYSWPALRGDLSAGLTVGIIAIPLAMALAIAVGAPPQHGLYTVLIAAPLIALCGGSRFNISGPTAAFVVILLPITQQHGLGGLLLCTLMAGLILIAMGLLRAGRLIEFVPYPVTLGFTAGIGIVIAVLQVKDLLGLTLPGSATHLTDTLVLLVRGLPSLSLGDSLVALCSLAVLLLWPRLVPRVPAHLVALTLGALLALLLEYFGLHVATLGERFSYNLDGIEHPGIPPFLPSLALPWTLPGADGQQLVVSFELIRQLIAPAFAIAMLGAIESLLCAVVADGMTGSKHDPNAELIGQGLGNLAAPFFGGITATAAIARTAANVRAGAFSPLAAIVHAGVVLAAILLLAPLFSYLPMAALAALLLRVAWNMSEPQHVVHTLRIAPRGDVLVLLTCLVLTVLFDMVLAVGVGLLLAAGLFIKRMSELTDTAALDRQQRQALLDMPEQVLAYSIRGPLFFGAAEKALSVLRRFSPGVKVVIVDISAVPLLDMTAIAALDNVLRDYRQQGVALILSGSTAQVRLQLRRAGVQRHEGELAYVRNLAQAREKALRWLGERQPA; encoded by the coding sequence ATGTCGCGCCGATCCTTACCGCTGTTCTCCGCCTGGCGCCAGGTTCTGCGCGTCGGCTATTCCTGGCCGGCCCTGCGCGGCGATCTCAGCGCCGGGCTGACGGTGGGCATCATCGCCATCCCTCTGGCCATGGCGCTGGCCATTGCCGTTGGCGCCCCGCCGCAGCATGGGCTGTATACCGTGCTGATCGCCGCCCCTCTGATCGCCCTGTGCGGCGGTTCGCGCTTCAATATCTCCGGCCCCACCGCAGCCTTCGTGGTGATCCTGCTGCCCATCACCCAGCAGCACGGGCTTGGCGGTCTGTTGCTGTGCACGCTAATGGCCGGGCTTATCCTCATTGCCATGGGCCTGCTGCGCGCCGGGCGCCTGATCGAATTCGTACCCTACCCGGTCACCCTGGGCTTCACTGCCGGCATCGGCATCGTCATCGCCGTGTTGCAGGTCAAGGATCTGCTGGGCCTGACCCTGCCCGGCAGTGCCACCCACCTGACCGACACCCTGGTGCTGCTGGTGCGCGGCCTGCCTAGCCTGAGCCTGGGCGATAGCCTGGTGGCACTGTGCAGCCTGGCCGTTCTGCTGCTCTGGCCGCGCCTGGTGCCCAGGGTGCCGGCACATCTGGTCGCCCTCACCCTGGGCGCCTTGCTGGCGCTGCTGCTGGAATATTTCGGCCTGCATGTGGCCACGCTGGGCGAGCGTTTCAGTTACAACCTCGATGGCATCGAACATCCCGGCATCCCACCTTTCCTGCCCAGCCTGGCACTGCCCTGGACACTGCCGGGCGCCGATGGCCAACAGCTAGTGGTGAGCTTCGAGCTGATCCGCCAGCTTATCGCGCCGGCGTTCGCCATCGCCATGCTCGGTGCCATCGAGTCACTGCTGTGCGCCGTGGTGGCCGATGGCATGACCGGCAGCAAGCACGACCCCAATGCCGAACTGATCGGCCAGGGCCTGGGCAACCTGGCCGCGCCCTTCTTCGGCGGCATCACCGCCACTGCTGCCATCGCTCGCACCGCTGCTAACGTGCGCGCCGGGGCCTTCTCACCACTGGCGGCCATCGTCCATGCCGGCGTGGTGCTGGCCGCCATCCTGCTGCTGGCGCCCTTGTTCAGCTACCTGCCGATGGCAGCCTTGGCAGCCTTGCTGCTGCGGGTGGCGTGGAACATGAGCGAACCCCAACACGTGGTCCACACCCTGCGCATCGCACCACGGGGCGACGTGCTGGTGCTGCTCACCTGCCTGGTGCTGACGGTGCTGTTCGACATGGTGCTGGCGGTGGGCGTCGGCCTGTTGCTGGCCGCCGGCCTGTTCATCAAGCGCATGAGCGAGCTGACCGACACCGCCGCGCTGGATCGCCAACAACGCCAGGCACTGCTCGACATGCCCGAGCAGGTGCTGGCCTACAGCATTCGCGGCCCGCTGTTCTTCGGCGCGGCGGAAAAGGCGCTGAGCGTGCTGCGCCGCTTCAGCCCCGGGGTGAAGGTAGTGATCGTCGACATCAGCGCCGTGCCGCTGCTGGACATGACCGCCATCGCCGCCCTGGACAACGTGCTACGGGACTATCGCCAGCAGGGCGTGGCGCTGATTCTCAGCGGCTCCACCGCGCAGGTGCGCCTGCAACTGCGGCGCGCCGGGGTGCAGCGCCACGAGGGCGAGCTGGCCTACGTGCGCAACCTGGCACAAGCGCGGGAGAAGGCCCTGCGCTGGTTGGGCGAGCGGCAGCCGGCATAG
- a CDS encoding hypoxanthine-guanine phosphoribosyltransferase — MSADLAHIRQVMEQADCLFSEAQVEAAIDQVATRINAELAECNPVVFCVMNGGLIFAGKLLTKLDFPLEASYLHATRYRNETSGGELFWKAKPEVSFIDRDVLIIDDILDEGHTLGAIIDFCRHAGARAVHTAVLIDKEHERKARPDLKADYVGLKCIDRYIFGYGMDYKGYWRNAAGIYAVKGL; from the coding sequence ATGTCCGCCGATCTCGCGCACATACGCCAAGTCATGGAACAAGCCGATTGCCTGTTCAGCGAAGCCCAGGTGGAGGCTGCCATCGACCAGGTGGCGACACGTATCAATGCCGAGCTGGCCGAGTGCAACCCCGTGGTGTTCTGCGTGATGAACGGTGGGTTGATTTTTGCCGGCAAGCTGCTGACCAAACTGGATTTCCCGCTGGAAGCCTCCTACCTGCACGCCACCCGTTATCGCAATGAAACCAGCGGCGGCGAGTTGTTCTGGAAGGCCAAACCGGAGGTCTCGTTCATCGACCGTGATGTGCTGATCATCGACGACATTCTCGACGAGGGGCACACCCTTGGCGCCATCATCGACTTCTGCCGCCATGCCGGCGCGCGTGCCGTGCACACGGCGGTACTGATCGACAAGGAGCACGAGCGCAAGGCGCGCCCGGATCTGAAGGCCGATTACGTCGGGCTCAAGTGCATCGACCGTTACATCTTTGGTTATGGCATGGACTACAAGGGCTACTGGCGCAACGCCGCCGGCATCTACGCGGTCAAGGGCCTGTAA
- the upp gene encoding uracil phosphoribosyltransferase: MPIREIRHPLIRHKIGLMRRADISTKNFRELAQEVGALLTYEATNDLPLEHYEIQGWAGPVQVEKIAGKKITVVPILRAGIGMLDGVLSLIPGAKVSAVGVARNEETLQAHTYLEKLAPEIDSRLALIIDPMLATGGSMVATIDLLKKAGCKEIRAMVLVAAPEGIKAVNDAHPDVVIYTASIDQRLNEQGYIIPGLGDAGDKIFGTKQKDA, translated from the coding sequence ATGCCCATTCGCGAGATTCGCCACCCGCTGATCCGCCACAAGATCGGTCTCATGCGCCGCGCCGACATCAGCACCAAGAACTTCCGCGAGCTGGCTCAGGAAGTCGGTGCCCTGCTCACCTACGAGGCCACCAACGATCTGCCCCTGGAGCATTACGAGATCCAGGGCTGGGCCGGACCGGTACAAGTGGAGAAGATCGCTGGCAAGAAGATCACCGTGGTACCGATCCTGCGTGCCGGCATTGGCATGCTCGACGGCGTGCTCAGCCTGATTCCCGGCGCCAAGGTCAGCGCCGTGGGCGTGGCGCGCAACGAAGAAACCCTGCAGGCGCACACCTACCTGGAGAAGCTGGCACCGGAGATCGACTCGCGCCTGGCGCTGATCATCGACCCGATGCTGGCCACCGGCGGCTCCATGGTCGCCACCATCGACCTGCTGAAGAAGGCCGGCTGCAAGGAAATCCGTGCCATGGTGCTGGTCGCTGCCCCAGAGGGCATCAAGGCGGTGAACGACGCGCACCCGGACGTGGTGATCTACACCGCCTCCATCGACCAGCGTCTCAACGAACAGGGCTACATCATCCCCGGCCTGGGCGATGCCGGCGACAAGATCTTCGGCACCAAGCAGAAGGACGCCTGA